One segment of Tenrec ecaudatus isolate mTenEca1 chromosome 1, mTenEca1.hap1, whole genome shotgun sequence DNA contains the following:
- the MYBPH gene encoding myosin-binding protein H, whose protein sequence is MTGKVTSEGPTCDPEEPAPEPAKGPAPEASGEVAAPEVPGEEQAPPPQEPAPEAPAPASPMAVKPAPPSEDVPSAPLLLTLEDVTSSSVTVSWEPPERLGRLGLQGYVLELRRDGALEWVPVNARPVMATQQTLRNLTLGDKFFLRVVAVSTAGAGPPATLDQPVHIREVIEAPKIRVPRHLRHTYIRQVGESVNLQIPFQGKPKPRASWTHNGQALNSQQASVRSGDQDSILFIRKAQRSDSGCYELTLQLEGLEAKAAIDILVIEKPAPPSSIRLLDVWGCNAALEWTPPQDTGNTELLGYTVQKADKKTGQWFTVLERYHPTTCTVSNLIVGNSYSFRVFSENPCGLSDSAAVTKELAHIQKTDIGAKPMGFTERDFSEAPSFTQPLADHRSTPGYSTQLFCSVRASPKAKIIWMKNKMDLQGDPKYRALSEQGVCTLEIRKPSPFDSGVYTCKAVNVLGEASVDCRLEVKGPGRAGGLDGRQAAQRMFKHLTYGISYSISHTLKRDQRQQRGEGEAGACGTQLHQTPGAPSRPQGPASQAQTPTTPARFHGYG, encoded by the exons ATGACAGGAAAAGTCACCTCTGAGGGCCCCACCTGTGATCCAGAAGAGCCAGCTCCTGAGCCTGCCAAGGGGCCGGCCCCAGAGGCCTCCGGAGAAGTAGCAGCCCCAGAGGTCCCCGGAGAGGAGCAGGCCCCCCCACCACAGGAGCCTGCTCCAGAGGCACCTGCCCCAGCATCCCCCATGGCTGTTAAGCCTGCACCCCCCAGCGAAG ACGTGCCCAGTGCCCCTCTGCTGCTGACCCTGGAGGACGTGACCAGCAGCTCGGTGACCGTGAGCTGGGAGCCCCCAGAGAGGCTCGGGCGGCTGGGGCTGCAGGGCTATGTCCTGGAGCTCCGCAGAGATGGGG CCTTGGAGTGGGTGCCTGTGAACGCCCGGCCCGTGATGGCGACCCAGCAGACCCTGCGGAACCTGACCCTGGGCGACAAGTTCTTCCTGCGCGTGGTTGCAGTCAGCACTGCCGGGGCCGggccaccagccaccctggaccAGCCTGTCCACATCCGAGAGGTCATTG AGGCTCCCAAGATCCGTGTCCCCCGCCACCTTCGTCACACCTACATCCGCCAGGTGGGAGAGTCGGTCAACCTGCAAATCCCCTTCCAG GGGAAGCCCAAGCCCCGGGCCTCGTGGACCCACAATGGCCAGGCCCTCAACAGCCAGCAGGCAAGTGTGCGCAGCGGGGACCAGGATTCCATCCTCTTCATCCGCAAGGCCCAGCGCTCTGACTCGGGCTGCTACGAGCTCACCTTGCAGCTGGAAGGCCTGGAGGCCAAGGCAGCCATTGACATCCTGGTGATTG AGAAACCTGCACCCCCCAGCAGCATCCGGCTCCTGGACGTCTGGGGCTGTAATGCTGCCCTTGAATGGACACCACCCCAGGACACAGGCAACACAGAGCTGCTGGGCTACACGGTGCAGAAAGCAGACAAAAAGACAGGG CAATGGTTCACGGTGCTGGAGCGCTACCACCCGACCACCTGCACCGTCTCCAACCTCATCGTGGGCAACTCGTACTCCTTCCGGGTCTTTTCCGAAAACCCGTGTGGGCTCAGCGACTCAGCGGCCGTCACCAAGGAGCTGGCCCACATCCAGAAGACAG ATATTGGTGCTAAACCCATGGGGTTTACTGAGCGAGACTTTTCCGAGGCCCCCTCGTTCACACAGCCCCTGGCTGACCACAGGTCCACCCCTGGCTACAGCACTCAGCTGTTCTGCAGTGTCCGGGCATCCCCCAAG GCCAAGatcatctggatgaaaaacaagatGGACCTCCAGGGGGACCCCAAATACCGGGCCCTCTCTGAGCAAGGCGTCTGCACCCTGGAGATCCGCAAGCCCAGCCCCTTCGATTCGGGCGTCTACACCTGCAAGGCAGTCAACGTGCTGGGGGAGGCATCCGTGGACTGCCGCCTGGAGGTCAAAG GGCCAGGCAGGGCAGGTGGACTAGATGGGAGGcaggctgcccagaggatgttcAA GCATCTAACCTACGGCATCTCCTACAGCATCAGCCACACACTGAAGAGGGACCAGAGGCAACAGCGAGGAGAGGGAGAAGCAGG GGCATGTGGCACCCAGCTCCACCAGactccaggggctcccagcagACCCCAGGGCCCAGCCTCCCAGGCCCAGACGCCCACAACGCCTGCCCGTTTCCATGGTTACGGCTGA